A portion of the Candidatus Binataceae bacterium genome contains these proteins:
- a CDS encoding bifunctional riboflavin kinase/FAD synthetase codes for MEIFRLTDGLAPHPCPVVALGNFDGVHLGHRAILQRAIDRARAARGTAFALTFDPLPAKVLVPERAPRLILAPEDKLELLRRSGIDGVVVVNFTSALSRLSPTEFVRDYLLGRVGARAVVVGHNVSFGHQRAGNAQVMAELGRQMGFETEVVGPVAVEGHEVSSTRIRELIAAGEMRQAARLLGRNHFVSGTVVHGRERGRTIGFPTANIESATECLPPDGVYATRVVIGDEAFASITNIGMRPTFGEPARTIEAHVFDFDRDIYGARVRLDLIERIRGERKFESGQALAAQISQDLKRAREILAAA; via the coding sequence ATGGAGATATTTCGACTGACAGACGGGCTTGCGCCGCATCCGTGTCCGGTGGTCGCGCTGGGCAACTTTGACGGCGTCCATCTCGGCCATCGTGCGATCCTCCAGCGCGCAATCGATCGCGCGCGCGCCGCGCGCGGCACCGCCTTCGCGCTGACCTTCGACCCGCTTCCGGCCAAGGTGCTCGTGCCCGAGCGCGCCCCGCGGCTGATCCTTGCGCCCGAAGACAAGCTCGAGCTGCTGCGCCGCTCGGGAATCGACGGCGTGGTGGTGGTCAACTTCACTTCGGCGCTTAGCCGGCTCAGCCCGACAGAATTCGTGCGCGACTACCTGCTCGGCAGGGTGGGCGCGCGCGCCGTCGTCGTGGGCCACAACGTCAGCTTCGGCCATCAGCGCGCGGGCAACGCGCAAGTTATGGCCGAGCTGGGGCGGCAGATGGGCTTCGAAACCGAGGTGGTCGGACCGGTGGCGGTCGAGGGCCACGAGGTCAGTTCGACGCGGATTCGCGAGCTTATAGCGGCGGGCGAGATGCGCCAGGCGGCGCGGCTTCTGGGCCGCAATCATTTTGTGAGCGGCACCGTCGTGCATGGGCGCGAGCGCGGCCGCACGATCGGATTTCCCACCGCCAATATCGAGAGCGCAACCGAATGCCTGCCGCCCGACGGCGTTTACGCGACGCGCGTCGTTATCGGCGACGAGGCGTTCGCGTCGATCACGAACATCGGGATGCGGCCGACGTTCGGCGAGCCCGCGCGCACGATCGAAGCGCACGTCTTCGACTTCGATCGCGACATCTATGGCGCCAGGGTACGCCTCGACCTCATCGAGCGCATCCGCGGCGAGCGCAAGTTCGAATCCGGCCAGGCGCTGGCGGCGCAGATCTCACAGGACCTCAAGCGCGCGCGCGAAATCCTCGCCGCCGCCTGA
- the bamD gene encoding outer membrane protein assembly factor BamD, producing MAALVAAALGAGCAARADMDTLSQNEQSLREMIANDRQQMNQLQEEVSRLNDRVTELQHSGGARGGKQLASINDRLAKLESQMNTFTGASAAVPSGAPGVPGAAGVPEATGVPGAAGASAPGTAGTGSNAATAALAPGAAAPAIPAATPPPSLPEIPSWRDLIGQEIAAARNSSEPGSRLYYDGLVDMKAGRYPDAIKKFQAFQRTHPKSALTEPAEYFSANALFELGARDSANYNQAILQFNDLAMRYPRGRFAASAQLREAQAFLRTNDPLDARLTLQKLVRDHPGTAEASAASVMMKSMAAN from the coding sequence TTGGCGGCGCTCGTCGCCGCCGCGCTGGGTGCGGGATGCGCCGCGCGCGCAGACATGGACACCCTTTCGCAGAATGAGCAATCGCTGCGCGAGATGATCGCCAACGATCGCCAGCAGATGAACCAGTTGCAGGAAGAAGTTTCGCGGCTGAACGACCGCGTAACCGAATTGCAGCACAGCGGCGGCGCACGCGGCGGCAAACAGCTCGCCTCAATCAACGATCGCCTGGCCAAGCTCGAATCGCAGATGAACACCTTTACCGGCGCCTCGGCTGCCGTGCCGAGCGGAGCCCCCGGCGTGCCGGGGGCCGCAGGCGTCCCCGAAGCGACCGGAGTGCCGGGTGCTGCGGGAGCGAGCGCACCCGGGACCGCAGGTACCGGCTCGAATGCGGCGACGGCGGCGCTCGCCCCCGGCGCAGCGGCTCCCGCCATACCGGCTGCCACGCCGCCACCTTCGCTGCCCGAGATTCCCTCATGGCGAGATCTGATCGGCCAGGAGATAGCGGCTGCGCGCAACAGCTCCGAGCCGGGCTCGCGCCTTTACTACGACGGCCTGGTGGACATGAAAGCCGGCCGCTATCCGGATGCGATCAAGAAATTCCAGGCCTTCCAGCGCACCCATCCGAAGTCGGCCCTGACCGAGCCGGCCGAGTATTTCTCGGCCAACGCGCTTTTCGAGCTCGGCGCGCGCGACTCAGCCAACTACAACCAGGCGATCCTGCAATTCAACGACCTCGCGATGCGCTATCCGCGCGGACGCTTCGCCGCCAGCGCCCAGTTGCGCGAAGCGCAGGCCTTCCTGCGAACCAATGATCCGCTCGACGCGCGGCTCACGCTCCAGAAGCTCGTGCGTGACCATCCGGGAACCGCCGAAGCGTCGGCAGCGAGCGTGATGATGAAGAGCATGGCGGCCAACTAG
- the pal gene encoding peptidoglycan-associated lipoprotein Pal, with protein MVRRQGFGRAAFVTAAAALALALAAGCSSQQATQPGQGAAGAGMGETGVGAGGGSSLAEFQKGMLGKGGQGPLSDIHFDYNDYSIRPQDGEILKSNADWLTKNPKARVQIEGHCDNRGSEEYNLALGAKRAQAAKDYLSTLGIAADRMSTISYGKELPLCTEDTDQCWAENRRDHFVVGQ; from the coding sequence GTGGTTAGGAGGCAAGGATTCGGGCGCGCCGCGTTCGTCACGGCGGCGGCCGCGCTGGCTCTCGCGCTGGCCGCAGGCTGCTCCTCGCAGCAAGCTACGCAGCCCGGCCAAGGCGCCGCCGGCGCGGGGATGGGCGAGACTGGGGTCGGCGCAGGCGGCGGCAGCTCGCTTGCCGAATTCCAGAAAGGGATGCTTGGCAAGGGCGGACAGGGACCGCTCAGCGACATCCACTTCGACTACAACGACTACTCGATCCGCCCGCAGGACGGTGAGATCCTCAAGAGCAATGCCGACTGGCTGACCAAGAATCCCAAGGCGCGCGTTCAGATCGAGGGCCATTGCGACAATCGCGGTTCCGAGGAGTACAATCTGGCCCTCGGCGCCAAGCGCGCCCAGGCTGCCAAGGACTACCTGAGCACGCTGGGTATCGCGGCCGACCGCATGTCCACCATCAGCTACGGCAAGGAGCTTCCGCTTTGCACCGAAGATACCGACCAATGCTGGGCGGAGAACCGTCGCGACCACTTCGTGGTCGGCCAATAG
- the tolB gene encoding Tol-Pal system beta propeller repeat protein TolB gives MRRLIPGLLTVVLTLVASASRASAQPIKMSIVGPGSTLAPIAVSELKNLGGDDQQTVSDHFVRVLRRDLELSGFFRLIPPKAYIEDAQKSGYDLGQFNFADWSSINADFLVKGAVTVKDGQISLEALLFDVAQQRRMFGTRFNGGPADVAQMARRFADSVLKAATGTRGPFDSRIAFVSTRGGRFKEVYLAAPDGGDLFRVTDNPTINLFPQFARGPREVLYLSYKTGEPALYLFDIARRTEIRIQSARGMMVGGTLTPDGARVVAAIEHGGHTNLYLLDRSGQEIRPLTRGNTINVNPVVSADGGILAFTSDRSGTPQIYVMSLSGGDARRVTYQGNYNTSPALSPDGKWLAYQSRIGGAFNIFLIPTAGGQATQLTQTGSNQSPSWSPDGRYLVFSSRRGGVERLYLMQVNTQTQTGKIISALMEDNGDDSSPAWSWWMGG, from the coding sequence ATGAGGCGGCTTATCCCTGGACTCTTGACTGTCGTGCTGACCCTCGTAGCGAGCGCCTCGCGCGCATCGGCGCAGCCGATCAAGATGTCGATCGTCGGCCCCGGCTCGACACTCGCCCCGATCGCGGTCTCTGAACTCAAGAACCTCGGGGGTGATGATCAGCAGACGGTCTCCGACCATTTCGTGCGCGTCCTGCGCCGCGATCTCGAGCTCAGCGGCTTTTTCAGGCTCATCCCGCCTAAAGCCTACATCGAGGATGCGCAAAAGTCGGGCTACGACCTCGGCCAGTTCAACTTCGCTGACTGGAGCTCGATCAACGCCGACTTCCTGGTCAAGGGGGCGGTGACTGTCAAGGACGGCCAGATCTCGCTCGAGGCGCTGCTCTTCGACGTCGCCCAGCAGCGGCGGATGTTCGGCACGCGCTTCAACGGGGGGCCGGCCGACGTGGCGCAGATGGCGCGACGGTTCGCCGACTCGGTGCTCAAGGCGGCCACCGGCACCAGGGGCCCGTTCGACAGCCGGATCGCGTTCGTCTCGACCCGCGGCGGACGCTTCAAGGAAGTCTATCTGGCGGCGCCCGACGGCGGCGACCTCTTCCGCGTCACCGACAACCCGACGATTAACCTGTTTCCGCAGTTCGCGCGCGGCCCGCGCGAGGTGCTCTATTTGTCCTACAAGACCGGCGAGCCGGCGCTGTACCTGTTCGATATCGCCCGGCGGACCGAAATCAGGATCCAGAGCGCACGCGGGATGATGGTGGGCGGCACACTAACGCCTGACGGCGCCCGAGTCGTCGCGGCAATCGAGCACGGCGGTCACACCAATCTCTATCTGCTCGATCGTAGCGGCCAGGAGATTCGGCCGCTTACGCGGGGCAACACGATCAACGTCAACCCGGTGGTTTCCGCCGACGGTGGCATACTCGCCTTTACTTCGGATCGCTCGGGCACACCGCAGATCTACGTGATGAGCCTGTCCGGCGGTGACGCACGCCGGGTCACCTACCAAGGCAACTACAACACCTCGCCGGCGCTCTCGCCCGACGGCAAATGGCTGGCCTACCAAAGCCGCATTGGCGGCGCGTTCAACATCTTCCTGATTCCGACCGCCGGCGGGCAGGCGACCCAACTGACCCAGACGGGGTCAAATCAGTCGCCGTCGTGGTCGCCCGACGGCCGCTACCTGGTGTTCAGCTCGCGCCGCGGCGGCGTCGAGCGGCTGTACTTGATGCAGGTCAATACGCAAACGCAAACCGGCAAGATCATTTCTGCCTTGATGGAGGATAATGGCGATGACAGTTCTCCCGCGTGGTCGTGGTGGATGGGTGGTTAG
- a CDS encoding TonB family protein, whose protein sequence is MAAPNLEGRERSERWGYTGAIILSGLGHAIFFALVLVILPSYFHQPSAPPPSYTVKIVDQLPAGDLGTHLPRLGPEHRAKARREEHKKPAVERPKAPLPAPENDKNVIALNTLGTPTPTPIAERTPRPTPEPTREPTPEPARAPTPHPTPKPRRHRQRPTPTPTPKRSERRREPERKIVTARAEPTPDVKARLAALKQQLLKEDLEHRKLSEAQKTNGPAGGGPVVANVPSEGSGYGVGAGTGSAGIQQDLQFLLYYRTVQERIKKAWSFAGGGSSDLTASVTFAIGTDGQLTGVKVTQSSRDPAFDDSVIRAIRRAAPFPPPPEKYRPQFAEGVEAVFKLGELKS, encoded by the coding sequence GTGGCAGCACCAAACCTTGAGGGCCGCGAGCGCTCGGAGCGCTGGGGCTACACCGGCGCGATCATTCTCTCGGGGCTCGGCCACGCGATCTTCTTCGCGCTGGTGCTGGTTATTCTGCCCTCATACTTCCATCAACCGAGCGCTCCGCCGCCCAGCTATACGGTCAAGATCGTCGATCAGCTCCCGGCCGGCGACCTCGGTACCCATCTGCCGCGCCTGGGGCCGGAGCATCGGGCTAAGGCGCGCAGGGAGGAACACAAGAAACCGGCCGTCGAACGCCCCAAGGCCCCGCTTCCTGCGCCGGAGAACGATAAGAACGTGATCGCGCTCAACACGCTCGGCACTCCGACTCCCACACCGATTGCCGAGCGCACGCCCAGGCCTACGCCCGAGCCTACCCGCGAACCGACCCCCGAGCCGGCCCGCGCGCCGACTCCTCATCCGACACCAAAGCCGCGGCGCCACCGCCAGCGCCCCACTCCGACGCCCACGCCCAAGCGCAGCGAGCGGCGGCGCGAGCCGGAACGCAAGATCGTGACGGCACGCGCGGAGCCCACGCCCGACGTAAAGGCGCGGCTCGCCGCGCTCAAGCAGCAGCTGCTCAAGGAAGACCTCGAACATCGCAAACTCTCCGAGGCGCAAAAGACCAACGGGCCGGCCGGCGGCGGACCGGTGGTTGCCAACGTGCCGAGCGAAGGCTCGGGCTACGGCGTCGGCGCGGGCACCGGCAGCGCGGGGATTCAACAGGACCTCCAGTTTCTGCTCTACTATCGTACGGTGCAGGAGCGGATTAAGAAGGCCTGGAGTTTCGCGGGCGGCGGCAGCAGCGACCTCACCGCCAGCGTGACCTTCGCGATCGGTACTGACGGCCAGTTGACCGGGGTGAAGGTGACCCAGAGCTCGCGCGACCCGGCCTTCGACGACTCGGTGATCCGCGCGATCCGGCGCGCGGCGCCGTTTCCGCCGCCGCCTGAAAAGTACCGCCCGCAGTTTGCCGAAGGGGTGGAGGCGGTCTTCAAGTTGGGCGAGTTAAAATCCTAG
- the tolR gene encoding protein TolR — MAFEPGQRGQFVSQINVTPLVDVMLVLLVIFMVTAPIIQQGVEVNVPRIKAAALPGKEQQFVVSITRSQDVYLNDARLTLDQLTEKLQAISGERPDRQVFVRADEDVPYGAVIRTMAAIRAAGIENVGMVTEMPAPGEDAAAAGKSRGGSTKP; from the coding sequence ATGGCTTTCGAACCCGGACAGCGCGGCCAGTTCGTCTCGCAGATCAACGTCACGCCGCTGGTGGACGTGATGCTCGTGCTGCTGGTGATCTTCATGGTCACCGCGCCGATCATCCAGCAGGGCGTCGAGGTCAACGTGCCGCGGATCAAGGCCGCCGCGCTGCCGGGCAAGGAACAGCAGTTCGTGGTTTCTATCACGCGCAGCCAGGACGTCTATCTCAACGACGCCCGGCTCACCCTCGATCAGCTCACCGAGAAGCTCCAGGCGATCTCGGGCGAGCGGCCCGATCGCCAGGTCTTCGTGCGCGCCGACGAGGACGTGCCGTACGGGGCGGTGATTCGGACGATGGCGGCGATCCGGGCGGCGGGAATCGAGAACGTCGGGATGGTGACGGAGATGCCGGCGCCGGGCGAGGACGCAGCGGCGGCTGGCAAGTCGCGCGGTGGCAGCACCAAACCTTGA
- the tolQ gene encoding protein TolQ: MPHELGGPGGIGVAELLFGTGPVVQGVLWALVAFSVVSWGIIIYKLNQISHARRESERFITLFWESKNLAAIHSGSVGLTRSPVAQVFRAGYQELLQLTRAKRQAVGAEGGFSTDLGGVDNVTRAMRRQANVETTKLEKGITFLATTGSTCPFIGLFGTVWGIMTAFIGLSAAHSSNIQAVAPGIAEALITTAVGLVAAIPAQMFYNYFIARVRELATEMENFTSEFLNIAERHFLT, translated from the coding sequence ATGCCCCATGAGTTAGGTGGCCCCGGCGGAATCGGGGTGGCCGAACTGCTGTTCGGCACCGGCCCGGTAGTCCAGGGGGTGCTCTGGGCGCTGGTCGCGTTTTCGGTCGTGAGCTGGGGCATCATCATCTACAAGCTCAACCAGATCTCGCACGCGCGGCGTGAGTCGGAACGCTTCATCACGCTCTTCTGGGAATCCAAGAACCTCGCCGCGATCCATAGCGGCAGCGTCGGCCTGACCCGCAGCCCGGTCGCCCAGGTCTTCCGCGCAGGCTATCAGGAGCTGCTCCAGCTCACCCGCGCCAAGCGCCAAGCGGTCGGCGCCGAGGGCGGCTTTTCGACCGACCTCGGCGGCGTGGACAACGTAACGCGCGCGATGCGCCGCCAGGCCAACGTCGAGACGACCAAGCTCGAAAAAGGCATCACCTTTCTCGCCACCACCGGTTCGACCTGCCCGTTCATCGGGCTGTTCGGAACGGTGTGGGGGATCATGACCGCATTCATCGGACTGTCGGCCGCGCATTCGTCGAATATCCAGGCGGTCGCGCCCGGGATCGCCGAAGCGTTGATCACCACCGCCGTGGGGCTGGTTGCCGCGATTCCGGCGCAGATGTTCTACAACTACTTCATCGCGCGCGTGCGCGAGCTGGCGACCGAGATGGAGAACTTCACCTCGGAGTTTCTCAATATCGCCGAGCGCCACTTCCTGACCTAG
- the gap gene encoding type I glyceraldehyde-3-phosphate dehydrogenase, which produces MATRIGINGFGRIGRMALRAMLSKRELEVVAVNDITDAKTLAHLLKYDSVHGPLAQQVKSEGDQIMVDGRAFRVLAERDPGKLPWHELKVDVVVESTGLFTARDKAALHLKAGARKVVISAPADGVDVTLCMGVNQQAYDPGKHHVISNASCTTNCLAPVAKVLHESFGIVHGLMTTVHAYTSDQMLQDGPHRDLRRARAAALSMVPTSTGAARAIGLVLPALKGKLDGIAVRVPTANVSVVDLTAAVERDADEKAVNAAMKGAAEGELRGILAYCEEPLVSADFNGNPHSSIFDAPLTKVLDKRLVKIFSWYDNEWGYSNRLADVTVFVASKL; this is translated from the coding sequence GTGGCGACCAGGATTGGGATCAACGGTTTCGGCCGAATCGGCCGGATGGCATTGCGGGCGATGTTGAGCAAGCGCGAGCTCGAGGTTGTCGCGGTCAACGACATCACCGACGCCAAAACCCTAGCGCATCTGCTTAAGTACGACTCGGTGCACGGCCCGCTCGCGCAGCAAGTCAAGAGCGAGGGCGACCAGATCATGGTCGACGGGCGCGCCTTCCGCGTGCTTGCCGAGCGCGATCCGGGCAAGCTCCCGTGGCACGAGCTTAAAGTGGACGTGGTGGTCGAATCGACCGGGCTGTTCACCGCGCGCGACAAGGCCGCGCTCCATCTCAAGGCCGGCGCGCGCAAGGTCGTGATCAGCGCGCCCGCCGACGGGGTTGACGTGACGCTCTGCATGGGCGTCAACCAGCAGGCCTACGATCCGGGCAAGCATCATGTGATCTCCAATGCCTCGTGCACGACCAACTGCCTGGCGCCGGTCGCCAAGGTGCTCCACGAGAGCTTCGGCATCGTGCACGGCCTGATGACCACCGTTCACGCCTATACCTCCGACCAGATGCTCCAGGACGGGCCGCATCGCGATCTGCGCCGGGCGCGCGCGGCGGCGCTTTCGATGGTGCCGACGTCGACCGGCGCGGCGCGTGCGATCGGCCTCGTGTTGCCGGCGCTCAAGGGCAAGCTCGACGGCATCGCCGTGCGGGTGCCGACCGCCAACGTCTCGGTGGTCGATCTGACGGCGGCGGTCGAGCGCGACGCCGACGAGAAGGCGGTCAACGCGGCGATGAAGGGCGCGGCAGAGGGCGAGCTGCGCGGCATCCTGGCCTACTGCGAGGAGCCGCTGGTGTCGGCCGATTTCAATGGCAACCCGCACTCGTCGATCTTCGACGCGCCGCTGACCAAGGTGCTGGACAAGCGGCTGGTCAAGATCTTCTCGTGGTACGACAACGAGTGGGGCTACTCGAATCGGCTTGCCGACGTGACCGTCTTCGTCGCAAGCAAGCTGTAA
- a CDS encoding phosphoglycerate kinase: MPALELTQLRLDGRKALVRCDFNVPLREGRIADPARVEASLDTIRYILAQGGAAVLCSHLGRPKERTPELSLKPVAEYLSTALGVKVALAPDCIGEVTLRMVAGLKPGGALLLENLRFHPEEEANDRDFAHELARGKDVYVNDAFGSAHRAHASTVGVTRYLTERAAGFLMMRELKALSVLLENPARPYVAILGGAKVSDKIEVIRNLLTRVDAILIGGAMAYTFLRARGVDVGRSRVEEDKLELARDLMSEAIRRKLRLVLPVDHVVAASPEEGTAETAETIPADRMGLDIGPRTIQEFIAHLAGAKTVVWNGPLGYFELPAFAHGTLRVGEALANQPGVFSVIGGGDTAAALSGHPWSARFSHISTGGGATLEYLEGRELPGVKALETQS; encoded by the coding sequence ATGCCCGCGCTTGAGCTGACCCAACTTAGGCTCGACGGCCGCAAGGCGCTGGTGCGATGCGACTTCAACGTGCCGCTGCGCGAAGGGCGCATCGCCGACCCGGCGCGCGTGGAGGCGAGCCTCGACACCATCCGCTACATTCTCGCCCAGGGCGGCGCCGCCGTGCTCTGCTCGCATCTCGGTCGCCCCAAGGAACGGACGCCCGAGCTCAGCCTCAAACCGGTCGCCGAGTATCTCAGCACCGCGCTGGGAGTGAAGGTTGCGCTGGCTCCTGATTGCATCGGCGAGGTGACGCTGCGGATGGTCGCCGGGCTCAAGCCCGGCGGCGCACTGCTGCTCGAGAACCTGCGCTTCCATCCCGAGGAGGAGGCCAACGACCGCGACTTCGCGCACGAGCTCGCCCGCGGCAAGGACGTTTACGTCAACGACGCTTTCGGCTCGGCCCATCGCGCGCACGCCTCGACCGTCGGGGTGACGCGCTATCTGACCGAGCGCGCGGCGGGCTTCCTGATGATGCGCGAGCTGAAGGCGCTGAGCGTGTTGCTCGAAAATCCGGCGCGCCCCTACGTCGCGATTCTCGGCGGGGCCAAGGTCTCCGACAAGATCGAGGTCATCCGCAACCTGCTGACGCGGGTGGACGCAATCCTGATCGGTGGCGCAATGGCCTACACGTTCCTGCGCGCGCGCGGCGTCGACGTCGGCCGCTCGCGCGTCGAGGAGGACAAGCTCGAGCTCGCGCGCGACCTGATGTCCGAGGCGATACGCCGCAAGCTGAGGCTCGTGCTGCCAGTCGATCACGTCGTCGCGGCCTCGCCCGAGGAGGGCACCGCCGAGACCGCCGAGACGATCCCGGCCGACCGGATGGGCCTCGACATCGGGCCGCGCACCATCCAGGAGTTCATCGCGCACTTGGCCGGGGCGAAGACCGTGGTGTGGAACGGCCCGCTGGGCTACTTCGAGCTGCCCGCCTTCGCCCACGGCACGCTGCGAGTGGGCGAGGCATTGGCCAACCAGCCCGGCGTTTTCAGCGTGATCGGCGGGGGCGACACCGCGGCGGCGCTTTCGGGCCATCCGTGGTCGGCGCGCTTCAGTCATATCTCGACCGGTGGCGGTGCGACTCTGGAGTACCTCGAAGGGCGGGAGCTGCCGGGAGTCAAGGCGCTCGAAACCCAGAGCTGA
- the tpiA gene encoding triose-phosphate isomerase — translation MRRKMLAANWKMNLTPLEARQLVRALRAVLDREAAALARDRDVLVAPPFISIPAVAQELAGSNIALGAQNMHFEEKGAFTGEISAPMLRALGVTHVILGHSERRHLFGESDELINRKVRAAVAHRLVPILCVGETQAEHDAGRTTEVVLRQTLLGLDGLEAKEAARAIMAYEPVWAIGTGRNATPEQASLVHGAIRHVLSEHFGKETAETIRILYGGSVTPDNVDALIGSPDIDGALVGGASLKADSFARIVRARMV, via the coding sequence ATGCGCAGGAAAATGCTTGCCGCAAACTGGAAAATGAACCTGACGCCGCTCGAGGCGCGCCAGCTTGTGCGCGCGCTGCGCGCCGTGCTCGATCGCGAGGCGGCGGCGCTCGCACGCGACCGCGACGTCCTTGTCGCGCCGCCCTTCATCTCGATTCCGGCGGTTGCCCAGGAGCTGGCCGGCTCGAATATCGCCCTCGGCGCGCAGAACATGCACTTCGAGGAGAAGGGCGCGTTCACCGGCGAAATATCGGCGCCAATGCTGCGCGCGCTCGGCGTTACCCACGTCATCCTTGGCCACTCCGAGCGCCGTCACCTCTTCGGCGAGAGCGACGAACTGATAAATCGCAAGGTCCGCGCCGCGGTCGCCCACCGCCTCGTCCCGATCCTGTGCGTCGGCGAAACCCAAGCCGAGCACGACGCCGGTCGCACCACCGAGGTGGTCCTGCGCCAGACACTGCTCGGGCTCGACGGGCTGGAGGCGAAGGAGGCGGCGCGCGCGATTATGGCCTACGAGCCCGTGTGGGCGATCGGGACCGGGCGCAATGCCACTCCCGAGCAGGCTTCGCTCGTCCACGGCGCGATCCGTCACGTCCTCAGCGAGCACTTTGGCAAGGAGACCGCCGAGACGATCCGTATCCTGTACGGCGGCAGCGTTACCCCCGACAACGTCGACGCGCTAATCGGAAGCCCCGATATTGACGGGGCTTTGGTCGGCGGGGCAAGCTTAAAGGCCGATTCGTTCGCCCGCATCGTGCGGGCGCGGATGGTCTGA
- the secG gene encoding preprotein translocase subunit SecG: MVTAVIAVHVIICIALVVVILLQQGKGAEIGAVFGGSSQTVFGASGAGNVLTKTTWAMAAVFFATSIFLAYASARRITGSIFGYGGRSLMSKKVTVPAAPPLPSAPAAPKAPVQGAPGAPAQSAPQPKH, translated from the coding sequence ATGGTTACGGCCGTAATCGCGGTCCACGTCATAATCTGCATCGCGCTGGTCGTGGTGATCCTGCTCCAGCAGGGCAAGGGCGCCGAGATCGGCGCGGTCTTCGGCGGCTCCAGTCAGACCGTCTTTGGCGCCAGCGGCGCGGGCAACGTGCTGACCAAGACAACGTGGGCGATGGCCGCGGTGTTCTTCGCGACCTCGATCTTTCTCGCCTACGCTTCGGCCCGGCGGATCACGGGCAGCATTTTCGGCTATGGCGGCCGGAGCCTGATGAGCAAGAAGGTCACGGTACCGGCGGCGCCTCCGCTGCCGTCAGCGCCGGCCGCTCCGAAGGCGCCGGTACAGGGCGCGCCCGGTGCTCCCGCCCAGAGCGCCCCGCAGCCGAAGCACTAA
- a CDS encoding radical SAM protein produces the protein MKPQGAGVAALRDVEFVEMPTRTILNRCQNPQMPFRWTINPYRGCEFGCAYCYARYTHEFLELRDPMDFERRIFVKRMAAQVLAHTLARTPIGSDPIAIGTATDPYQPAERKFGLTRSMLEVFTQLGGLRLSITTKSALVARDLDLLLRINERSNLSVNFSLVTLNRRLQRALEPRAPRPELRLRALAVLSRAGIRCNLLMMPVIPGLSDAPAAIEAVIRAARRAGASEVWWRSLFLKPSAAARFIPFVKQQFPEVAPRIDEFYARAVYAPRAYDEYLGALFDRMRAKYGFTVGHRERRTELERAAAMAATAHGTQLALGMRRAPKEAAPIGLVGGARGGT, from the coding sequence GTGAAACCTCAGGGTGCAGGGGTGGCGGCGTTGCGCGACGTCGAGTTCGTCGAGATGCCCACGCGCACCATCCTCAACCGCTGCCAGAATCCGCAGATGCCGTTTCGGTGGACGATCAATCCGTATCGGGGATGCGAGTTCGGATGCGCCTACTGCTACGCGCGCTACACCCACGAGTTCCTCGAACTGCGCGACCCGATGGATTTCGAACGCCGGATCTTCGTCAAGCGGATGGCCGCGCAGGTCCTTGCGCATACGTTGGCGCGCACGCCAATCGGTTCCGACCCGATCGCAATCGGGACCGCCACCGATCCCTATCAGCCGGCCGAGCGCAAGTTCGGGCTTACGCGCTCGATGCTTGAGGTGTTCACGCAGCTCGGCGGCCTGCGGCTCTCGATCACGACCAAGTCGGCGTTGGTGGCGCGCGACCTCGACCTGCTGCTTCGGATCAACGAGCGCTCGAACCTCAGCGTCAACTTCTCGCTGGTCACGCTAAATCGCCGCCTCCAGCGCGCGCTCGAGCCGCGCGCGCCGCGCCCGGAGTTGCGCCTGCGCGCGCTCGCCGTGCTCAGCCGTGCGGGCATCCGATGTAACCTGCTGATGATGCCGGTGATTCCGGGCCTGAGCGACGCGCCGGCTGCGATCGAAGCCGTAATTCGCGCGGCGCGGCGCGCCGGCGCAAGCGAGGTCTGGTGGCGCTCGCTATTTCTCAAACCGTCTGCCGCCGCGCGCTTCATCCCGTTCGTCAAGCAGCAGTTTCCCGAGGTCGCGCCGCGGATCGACGAGTTCTACGCACGCGCGGTCTATGCGCCGCGGGCATACGACGAGTATCTGGGAGCGCTGTTCGACCGGATGCGCGCGAAGTACGGTTTCACGGTCGGCCATCGCGAGCGCCGCACCGAACTGGAGCGCGCCGCCGCGATGGCCGCGACGGCGCACGGCACGCAGCTCGCACTCGGGATGCGACGAGCGCCAAAAGAGGCCGCGCCTATTGGTTTGGTTGGTGGTGCGCGGGGCGGGACTTGA